A section of the Euwallacea similis isolate ESF13 chromosome 9, ESF131.1, whole genome shotgun sequence genome encodes:
- the inaF-D gene encoding uncharacterized protein inaF-D, which yields MSYKSNGIKQQQSQQWKTASIMETPSVKFAGEEAKDRLYEPKHKKKLFRVLTVVAYVFFVSLAAIMLSLYYIFLWNGEQRVAGKIVTRQQLTGSVKCENVLAEIQRQIRLMDSQQQRLILSTTTPPPQTTSKAAPESTTWLDEDFSNLEDLRKSSGFFHKLVNDYVYGDAVD from the exons ATGTCGTACAAGTCCAACGGAATCAAGCAGCAACAGTCTCAGCAATGGAAAACTGCCTCGATTATGGAGACACCTTCAGTCAAGTTTGCGGGAGAGGAGGCTAAAGACCGACTCTACGAGCCCAAGCACAAGAAAAAGCTCTTCCGGGTATTAACAGTGGTGGCCTACGTATTTTTTGTGTCCCTAGCCGCCATCATGCTCTCTCTCTATTACATCTTCCTGTGGAATGGAGAGCAACGCGTGGCCGGTAAAATCGTAACCCGGCAGCAGCTGACCGGCTCCGTCAAGTGCGAAAACGTCCTTGCAG AAATCCAGAGGCAAATCAGACTGATGGACTCGCAACAACAGAGACTTATCTTATCAACAACAACACCACCACCGCAAACGACATCGAAAGCGGCGCCGGAAAGTACCACGTGGCTTGACGAGGACTTCAGCAACTTGGAGGACCTGCGCAAGAGCAGCGGATTCTTCCACAAACTCGTCAACGACTACGTGTACGGCGACGCAGTGGATTAA
- the Dph5 gene encoding diphthine methyl ester synthase, giving the protein MFYIIGLGLGDCKDITVKGLEIVKKCDRVYLEAYTSILSCGTEALEAFYGRKLIIADRDLVEQGANDILQDASTSDVALLVVGDPFGATTHTDLILRADQQNIPVQVIHNASILNAAGCCGLQLYSFGETVSIPYWTDTWKPDSFYDKIVCNFRNKLHTLCLLDIKVKEPTLESLMRKKKEYMPPRFMSVAEAAEQLLEVIGSGMKAGAEITPDSLCIGLARVGSETQKITACSLKAMTQVKLGEPLHSLIIPGPQLHPLEQEYLTKFKLHQSSK; this is encoded by the exons ATGTTTTACATAATAGGCCTGGGCCTAGGCGACTGCAAAGACATAACTGTGAAGGGGCTGGAAATAGTGAAAAAGTGCGATAGAGTGTATTTAGAGGCCTATACTTCCATTCTATCATGTGGCACTGAAGCTCTG GAAGCCTTCTATGGCAGAAAACTTATAATAGCAGATAGAGATTTGGTAGAACAGGGCGCCAACGATATCCTTCAGGATGCCTCCACCAGCGATGTAGCCCTATTGGTGGTAGGTGACCCTTTTGGGGCTACCACCCACACCGATTTGATTCTCCGTGCAGATCAACAAAACATCCCTGTGCAGGTCATTCACAACGCCTCCATCCTCAATGCAGCTGGCTGTTGCGGGCTGCAGCTCTACAGTTTTGGGGAAACAGTCTCCATACCATATTGGACGGACACGTGGAAACCAGACAGCTTTTACGATAAAATCGTTTGTAATTTTAGGAATAAATTGCATACTTTGTGTCTGTTGG ATATTAAGGTGAAGGAGCCGACTCTGGAAAGTTTGATGAGAAAGAAGAAGGAGTATATGCCGCCTCGGTTTATGTCAGTGGCAGAGGCTGCAGAGCAGTTGTTGGAGGTGATAGGGAGTGGTATGAAGGCTGGAGCAG aaattaCGCCTGACAGTTTATGCATCGGCCTAGCCCGTGTGGGCtctgaaactcaaaaaataaCTGCCTGCTCTCTTAAAGCGATGACCCAAGTAAAGCTGGGCGAACCTTTACATTCCCTTATTATACCCGGACCTCAGCTACATCCTCTTGAACAAGAGTACTTGACAAAGTTCAAATTACATcaatcatcaaaataa
- the LOC136411039 gene encoding uro-adherence factor A-like, with product MQTIMEKSPGKLDMIVKRVSVPVGLEELMEGLTKEVLLKKPKDLYLFASEYFSRLIILRERSSTRKAYPIRVVQSVTQAKTPLKSTRHLSRQINVRGKESMMQKEEPKRVVAPSKVSTPKEKKASSNESTPRENKRAPSSIRGQQLKPKGKTREKLSVPGRKVDEVVATSDKKAVRHLKKSDTEVRKVRTVEAATSEIDNLTGTAAIKVKKTNLPKNGDNIIDDSPKKSENFGSGDSKMAPNDRKYMSIIGKAVSSFENDSIAVETVEDDAKIKIDSANVSQEENVLKPLGDVDSLKERKDDNLTNDPLCQERKEIEKGLAAGKPEVDKTTLKSSEDTEVVIEVNTPVVGLVLEKAHSLERNEDNTNHEICNHGDSLTKTEHADVSEGTVRGTENVVKAVSNKALESGKVLNTEAAAKIEKTIVTNADEIIENKTIDTIADKRDEESFKEISVNDSIEKDNEGKINNQVEQVFSEVITTEGMGTKVEKQNKIENNADCPDGDIEAFTIPKHDRKLSSKKSTKSSDKEENGSSSEDIRDSTNIEKIRNKVEDVDPAETLLSEVTKSKIKISKNVEDSTNQIKIVNESVDEDDEEIQKRKNSKEPMYKTTENNYSNNQDDKPNEKILEPPKNIKIDHPTTSSNTDEQSSSTDTEDKLVSIEMQQLGSSDDMLIIRISDRPTPDTAVPETTENENSEAKLQFFRKSEELVQKENGKIRQLLDVEHLHKLIGTSATSGRIDTTTKEFLHSFLSNEQHYSSKDQESSRKIPSDAMVRKVVETASLGLKEFEPINLHEKKIISGMVPDAILATSISEATTLVSEKSDGIQLSEKESFVSRGSDGLTVKTSDVTPQSQKVKFENLPTHGRSVVRTASEAANEDLEQLEALEITETEVTTKCASDVLAGTSEATATSLIQLEDSHITGKANASDVKASKSAITISDLVKTDAVESGPATSTSAQHKPLNSTVEVQQANSQAQKGALELVIAGSKISAVESQKLTPLAETSNNTQFTTTTQQPSEATSDAFKQLVIPPVIDSDTSIIKDSEVTHLVSNHVNSSESKHVFTVQSEESQLKPCDVSDVTEQKTSASLNNLSSSVLKSEQPHSSQTLKDASEVEIIASELSTVKIIEKILNVASDISEQPEKHDAHISVPDISTVKNSEVSNSIAKYDQELTVSSLGGQHLESDEGQKITDNTYDVTEQKVSESTVPALNQRTALNSFAASESAHTRALIHSFLLSEQQYSSQSQNGPVDLVTVSTIESEKRKLLTQGETSNKDASETINDIITFKQPSSSANSDATRTEVPKSQENKLINLLDQSTNYPIEDLNQELQSNEARKTCSKISDDIPEKSSELASAASKQEDLPTFKSVKDLLDYDNLYFTKDDYTESSSGTKSLQLIIVDEDRSEENGAAKIKRSTTIEDVEEMASFAEDSVVVQQRGLVGQETLRGFSMESSGDKMETSTSSSSGGSYGVVKSDISTQSVSESRILVEDMTRDGEAIKEINEQLIVGGIVNKEANAGDVVNIFVEADMVTLATANEGDHVKDEEMKIDSSTNIGKDLVIDGKNVVGAIVAQHDNSAVRCSLNGGQVENNVGLETRTIETIIKSNIDTIDKTLEDVIAEDWVKDKAIKETFNDNTESHENLVADVVRNDELTVTSPINGEQVKSNEVFESEVTETVTEANVDIVNKTNEDTDVRHPVKVEAIKEIPRTSIESVESLVAEPIAVQNVDLAVTDSLNYCQIENKGVEFGTTATTSEGNVDAIDKINESIVVKDQVKDETIKNIPSKSIESSERLVADAFTVQNSDLIATSPLNRDQVENKEDFNFRITETVTKVHVDEIGKTLEDMVTVEPMKDEAVKKPFNKTKSVEKLVEDATVVRNDALNVTGPLNGDEVKNNQSFKFGTIETVSETNVYVVDKTYEDVAAKDALKDETIKENSNSNTEANERLAADAAVVQNDCLAFTSAPNCNQVENKKSFETGITKTISKSNVGEVDKTLEGMVTVDPVKDEAVNETINNSTELIEKLITDAVEHRTKEFSEEVISNNGTHKGVEEKYLKELQAFNKENTFVKDPEPKRRPKIGEIEQVASVIEVVKTTPMVTKRETSPKKPRKSRLAFKERSLSHSNVLNRERSKSSSSERGESKVRRTQSVGILKSQEMETKSRIPTTDSKRSAGRRPLVRQLETNSKELAEKLNFKRSSDGESGEGDERDKGNSGDSKLMVKADENVKEVDKEKGGISTGERSITINENHIAREAEGTKDQNPDYDKSVVKIDEVVKEVNDVKAENVKFLEKVDDFHGNNTKGNEINSADVRSSIDVKEIAKSLKD from the exons ATGCAAAccataatggaaaaatctcCAGGAAAACTGGACATGATCGTGAAACGCGTCAGCGTCCCTGTAGGTCTCGAGGAACTCATGGAGGGCCTCACCAAGGAGGTGCTCCTTAAGAAGCCCAAAGACTTGTACTTATTCGCTTCGGAATACTTTTCCAGGTTAATTATTCTCAGGGAACGAAGCTCCACTCGGAAAG cCTACCCGATCCGGGTAGTACAGTCCGTCACACAAGCGAAAACGCCACTTAAATCTACCAGACATTTATCCAGACAAATAAACGTGCGTGGTAAGGAATCTATGATGCAAAAAGAAGAACCAAAGAGAGTGGTAGCACCATCTAAAGTGAGCACTCCAAAGGAGAAGAAAGCGTCTTCTAACGAAAGCACGCCGAGAGAAAACAAACGTGCGCCGTCTAGCATAAGAGGACAGCAGTTGAAACCCAAAGGGAAAACTCGAGAGAAACTATCTGTCCCAGGAAGAAAAGTTGATGAAGTGGTTGCTACGAGTGATAAAAAAGCTGTCAGACATTTGAAGAAATCTGACACTGAAGTGAGGAAAGTGAGGACGGTTGAGGCAGCTACTTCAGAAATTGATAACTTGACCGGGACAGCTgctataaaagttaaaaagacAAATCTTCCTAAAAATGGGGATAACATCATCGATGATAGCCCAAAGAAGAGCGAAAATTTTGGATCAGGAGACTCTAAAATGGCTCCTAATGATAGAAAATATATGTCGATAATTGGTAAAGCTGTAAGCAGTTTCGAGAATGATTCTATTGCAGTAGAAACTGTAGAAGAtgatgcaaaaataaaaattgatagcGCTAATGTTAGTcaagaagaaaatgttttaaaaccGTTAGGAGACGTTGATTCTTTAAAGGAGCGAAAGGATGATAATCTGACAAATGATCCACTCTGTCaggaaagaaaagaaatagaaaaaggCCTGGCAGCAGGAAAGCCTGAAGTTGATAAAACGACATTGAAATCTTCTGAAGATACTGAAGTTGTAATTGAAGTAAATACACCTGTAGTGGGTTTAGTTTTAGAGAAGGCACACAGTTTAGAAAGAAACGAAGATAATACAAATCACGAAATATGCAATCATGGCGATAGTCTGACCAAGACTGAACATGCTGATGTGAGTGAGGGAACAGTTAGAGGAACTGAAAATGTTGTTAAAGCAGTTAGCAATAAAGCCTTAGAATCTGGTAAAGTTTTAAATACTGAAGCAGctgcaaaaattgaaaaaactattgTAACTAATGCTGATGAGATCAtcgaaaataaaactattgATACTATAGCTGATAAAAGGGATGAAGAATCTTTTAAGGAAATTAGTGTAAATGATTCTATAGAAAAGGATAATGAAGGAAAAATCAATAACCAAGTTGAACAAGTATTCTCAGAGGTGATAACTACTGAAGGAATGGGTACCAAAGTAGAAAAAcagaacaaaattgaaaacaatgcTGACTGTCCAGATGGGGACATTGAAGCCTTCACAATACCTAAACATGACCGCAAACTTTCCTCcaaaaaatctacaaaatcatCAGATAAAGAGGAAAATGGATCAAGTTCAGAAGACATTCGTGATTCAACTAATATTGagaaaatcagaaataaaGTTGAAGATGTGGATCCCGCAGAAACACTTCTGTCTGAAGTCACtaaatccaaaattaaaattagtaaaaatgtgGAAGATTCtacaaatcaaattaaaatcgtAAATGAGTCAGTTGATGAAGATGatgaagaaattcaaaaaagaaagaattcaAAAGAGCCCATGTACAAAACcacagaaaataattattcaaacaaTCAAGATGATAaaccaaatgaaaaaattttggaacctccaaaaaatattaaaattgatcaCCCAACAACATCATCAAATACGGACGAACAATCATCAAGTACCGACACTGAGGACAAGTTGGTGAGCATCGAAATGCAGCAATTAGGCAGCTCCGATGACATGCTAATCATCAGGATATCAGATAGACCTACACCGGATACCGCAGTGCCTGAAACtacagaaaatgaaaactctGAAGCGAAACTGCAGTTTTTTCGGAAGAGTGAAGAGTTGGTTCAAAAGGAAAATGGTAAAATAAGACAATTATTAGATGTGGAGCATTTGCACAAACTGATTGGAACTAGCGCAACCTCTGGGCGCATTGATACTACCACAAAAGAGTTTTTACATTCGTTTTTGAGTAATGAACAGCACTACAGCAGTAAGGATCAGGAAAGTTCTAGAAAAATCCCTTCTGATGCAATGGTCAGGAAAGTTGTTGAAACTGCAAGTTTAGGATTAAAGGAATTTGAACCGATAAATCTCCatgaaaaaaagattatttctgGGATGGTTCCTGATGCCATCCTGGCGACATCAATATCAGAAGCGACAACTTTGGTCTCAGAGAAATCGGACGGAATTCAACTTTCAGAGAAAGAAAGTTTCGTTTCACGTGGTTCTGATGGTCTTACAGTTAAAACTTCAGATGTAACGCCGCAAAGTCAgaaagttaaatttgaaaatttacctaCACATGGTCGTAGTGTAGTTAGGACAGCGTCGGAAGCAGCAAATGAAGATTTAGAGCAGCTTGAAGCATTGGAAATCACGGAAACTGAAGTTACAACTAAATGTGCTTCTGATGTCTTGGCAGGAACCTCAGAAGCGACAGCTACTTCTTTAATTCAACTCGAAGATTCACATATAACGGGAAAAGCAAATGCTTCTGATGTCAAAGCATCTAAATCTGCCATTACCATTTCTGATCTCGTTAAGACTGATGCCGTTGAATCTGGTCCAGCAACTTCAACTTCTGCGCAACATAAACCGCTTAATAGTACCGTTGAGGTTCAACAAGCAAATAGCCAAGCTCAGAAAGGCGCCCTTGAACTTGTAATAGCAGGTTCAAAAATATCAGCCGTAGAGTCTCAAAAATTGACACCCCTTGCCGAGACAAGTAATAATACTCAATTTACGACGACAACCCAGCAACCTTCAGAAGCCACATCTGATGCTTTTAAGCAACTTGTTATCCCTCCAGTTATTGATTCTGATACTTCTATAATCAAAGACTCAGAAGTTACTCATCTCGTTTCAAATCATGTCAACTCGTCAGAAAGTAAGCACGTCTTTACTGTTCAATCTGAAGAATCTCAGCTAAAACCTTGCGATGTTTCTGATGTTACTGAACAAAAGACCTCTGCATCATTAAATAATCTTTCCTCCTCGGTCCTTAAGAGCGAACAGCCGCATAGCAGCCAGACTTTGAAAGACGCTTCTGAGGTTGAAATTATTGCTTCAGAATTGTCAACTGTAAAGAttatagagaaaattttaaatgtcgCATCTGATATTTCTGAGCAACCTGAAAAACATGACGCGCATATCTCTGTGCCTGACATCTCTACAGTCAAGAACTCAGAGGTTTCTAATTCCATTGCTAAATATGACCAAGAACTCACGGTTTCCTCTCTCGGAGGTCAACACCTTGAAAGTGATGAAGGTCAGAAGATAACCGATAATACTTATGATGTTACTGAACAAAAAGTATCAGAAAGTACGGTTCCAGCTTTGAACCAACGTACAGCACTGAATAGTTTTGCTGCATCTGAAAGTGCACATACAAGAGCCCTAATTCACTCGTTCCTTCTAAGCGAGCAGCAATACAGTAGTCAGAGTCAGAATGGTCCAGTTGATCTCGTTACAGTTTCAACTATAGAATCGGAAAAGCGAAAATTGTTAACTCAAGGGGAGACATCTAATAAAGATGCTTCTGAGACAATAAACGACATTATTACTTTTAAGCAACCGTCTTCTAGCGCTAACTCTGATGCTACCAGAACCGAAGTACCTAAAAGTCAGGAAAACAAACTCATAAATCTACTGGACCAATCAACTAATTACCCTATAGAGGACCTCAACCAGGAACTTCAAAGTAATGAAGCTCGAAAGACATGCAGCAAAATTTCTGACGATATTCCAGAAAAGTCTTCTGAGTTAGCAAGTGCAGCTTCCAAACAAGAGGATCTCCCTACTTTCAAATCCGTCAAGGATCTTTTGGATTATGACAACCTTTACTTTACTAAAGACGACTATACCGAGTCCAGTTCTGGAACTAAGAGTCTGCAGCTGATCATTGTTGATGAAGATCGTTCAGAAGAAAATGGAGCAGCGAAAATCAAGAGAAGTACCACTATCGAAGATGTTGAGGAAATGGCTTCTTTTGCAGAAGATAGCGTTGTGGTGCAGCAGAGAGGGTTGGTTGGACAGGAGACTTTGAGAGGGTTTTCTATGGAATCCAGTGGAGACAAGATGGAAACTAGTACTAGTAGCTCAAGTGGAGGTTCTTACGGAGTTGTAAAGTCAGACATCTCAACTCAATCTGTTAGTGAAAGTCGGATCTTGGTTGAAGATATGACAAGAGACGGTGAAGCAATTAAGGAGATTAATGAACAATTGATCGTAGGAGGGATTGTTAATAAAGAAGCTAATGCAGGGGATGTTGTTAATATTTTCGTTGAAGCAGACATGGTTACATTAGCAACAGCTAATGAGGGAGATCATGTAAAAGatgaagaaatgaaaattgatagTAGTACGAACATTGGAAAAGATTTAGTGATAGATGGTAAAAACGTGGTAGGTGCAATTGTGGCTCAGCATGACAATTCAGCTGTCAGATGTTCTCTTAATGGTGGCCAAGTGGAAAACAATGTAGGGTTAGAGACTAGGACTATTGAAACAATCATTAAGAGTAATATTGATACAATTGATAAAACTCTTGAGGATGTAATTGCTGAGGATTGGGTAAAAGATAAAGCAATTAAAGAAACGTTTAATGATAACACCGAATCACATGAAAACCTTGTGGCAGATGTTGTACGTAATGATGAGTTAACGGTCACAAGTCCTATTAATGGTGAACAAGTGAAAAGCAATGAAGTTTTTGAGTCTGAGGTCACTGAAACTGTTACCGAGGCTAATGTTGATATTGTTAACAAAACTAATGAAGATACAGATGTTAGACATCCAGTAAAAGTTGAAGcaataaaagaaattcctAGAACAAGCATCGAATCAGTCGAAAGTCTTGTAGCGGAGCCTATTGCTGTGCAAAATGTAGATTTAGCTGTCACAGATTCTCTCAATTATTGCCAGATAGAAAATAAAGGTGTTGAGTTTGGAACCACTGCAACAACCTCTGAGGGTAATGTTGATGcaattgataaaattaatgagaGTATAGTTGTTAAAGATCAAGTAAAAgatgaaacaataaaaaatattcctagTAAAAGTATCGAATCATCTGAAAGGCTTGTAGCAGATGCTTTTACAGTGCAAAATAGTGATTTAATTGCCACAAGTCCTCTCAATCGTGACCAAGtggaaaataaagaagattttaattttagaatcaCTGAAACAGTCACTAAGGTTCATGTTGATGAAATCGGCAAAACTCTTGAAGATATGGTTACTGTAGAACCAATGAAAGATGAAGCAgttaaaaaaccttttaataaGACCAAATCAGTTGAAAAACTTGTAGAAGACGCGACTGTGGTGCGAAATGATGCTTTAAACGTTACTGGTCCTCTTAACGGCGATGaagtgaaaaataatcaatcttttaaatttgggACCATTGAAACAGTTTCTGAAACTAATGTTTATGTAGTTGACAAGACTTATGAGGATGTAGCTGCTAAAGATGCACTAAAAGatgaaacaataaaagaaaattctaaTAGTAACACCGAAGCAAATGAAAGGCTTGCCGCAGATGCCGCTGTAGTGCAAAATGATTGTTTAGCTTTCACAAGTGCTCCCAATTGTAATCAagtggaaaacaaaaaaagttttgagaCTGGAATCACGAAAACAATCAGTAAGAGTAATGTTGGTGAAGTTGACAAAACTCTCGAAGGTATGGTTACTGTCGATCCTGTAAAAGATGAAGCAGTCAatgaaacaattaataatagcactgaattaattgaaaagcTGATAACAGATGCAGTTGAACACCGCACTAAAGAATTTTCTGAAGaagttatttcaaataacgGAACACATAAAGGTGTTGaagaaaaatacttgaaaGAGCTGCAAGCCTTCAATAAAGAGAATACTTTTGTCAAAGATCCAGAACCTAAGCGACGACCGAAAATTGGAGAAATCGAACAAGTGGCCTCGGTTATCGAAGTTGTCAAAACCACTCCGATGGTTACCAAACGCGAAACCTCTCCTAAAAAACCAAGAAAGAGCAGATTGGCATTCAAAGAACGGTCTCTCTCCCACTCTAACGTTCTGAACAGAGAGAGGTCCAAGTCTAGCTCATCAGAGAGGGGAGAGTCCAAGGTGAGAAGAACTCAGTCCgtgggaattttaaaatctcaagAAATGGAAACCAAAAGCAGAATTCCCACAACAGATAGCAAACGATCTGCCGGAAGGAGACCGTTGGTACGTCAGCTGGAAACTAATAGTAAAGAGTTAGCTGAGAAGCTGAATTTCAAAAGATCAAGCGATGGGGAGTCTGGAGAAGGTGATGAAAGGGATAAAGGGAATTCTGGTGATTCCAAATTGATGGTTAAAGCTGATGAAAATGTTAAGGAAGTTGATAAGGAAAAAGGAGGAATTTCTACAGGTGAGAGATCTATAACTATAAACGAAAACCATATAGCCAGGGAAGCTGAAGGTACGAAAGACCAAAATCCTGACTATGACAAATCTGTAGTTAAAATAGATGAAGTCGTTAAGGAAGTGAATGATGTCAAAGcggaaaatgtcaaatttttggaaaaagttgACGACTTTCACGGAAATAATACTAAGGGTAACGAAATTAACTCTGCTGATGTCAGATCTTCAATTGACGTTAAAGAGATCGCCAAATCTCTG AAAGACTGA